In one window of Massilibacterium senegalense DNA:
- the phaQ gene encoding poly-beta-hydroxybutyrate-responsive repressor, with protein sequence MSTNQNNKDQEKSEKAVTNSTPKNFIVPFLLLSLRNWNLHGYKLIQQLIDFGFSSIDQGNVYRTLRQLEKDNLIKSEWDTSSGGPAKRVYSITKAGEQYLDSWATSLEQYQSMLDQFFSIYTSMFLPSNSKLNHEENKNEKK encoded by the coding sequence ATGTCAACAAATCAAAATAACAAAGATCAAGAAAAAAGTGAGAAAGCTGTAACGAATAGCACGCCGAAAAATTTTATCGTCCCATTTTTATTGCTTAGTCTACGTAACTGGAACTTACATGGATACAAACTTATTCAACAATTGATTGATTTTGGTTTTTCTTCTATCGATCAAGGAAATGTATACCGTACACTAAGACAATTAGAAAAAGATAATCTAATTAAATCTGAATGGGATACTTCTTCTGGTGGTCCAGCTAAACGTGTCTATTCCATTACAAAAGCCGGGGAGCAATATTTAGATTCATGGGCAACTTCACTTGAGCAGTATCAGTCTATGTTAGATCAATTCTTTTCTATTTACACTAGTATGTTCTTACCCTCAAATTCAAAATTAAATCATGAAGAGAACAAAAATGAAAAGAAATAA
- a CDS encoding MaoC family dehydratase, with protein MNIYDKAKEVVSKSYSEINIGDEATLTHTVTNEDVVTFAELTGDVNPIHLDDEFAKESLFKGRIAHGMLTAGFISTILGTTLPGTNTIYLAQNLKFTAPVRIGDTITAVVKVIDKRDDKKIMTLETNVLNEENKKVIEGSAVVMKME; from the coding sequence ATGAATATTTACGATAAAGCAAAAGAAGTTGTTTCAAAGTCGTATAGTGAAATTAACATCGGTGACGAAGCAACTCTTACACACACTGTTACGAACGAAGATGTTGTAACATTTGCTGAATTAACAGGTGATGTTAACCCTATTCATTTAGATGATGAATTTGCAAAAGAGTCTCTTTTTAAAGGCCGCATTGCACATGGAATGTTAACAGCAGGGTTTATTTCTACAATTTTAGGCACAACTCTACCAGGGACAAATACGATTTATCTTGCGCAAAATTTAAAATTTACTGCACCCGTTCGGATTGGTGATACCATCACTGCCGTTGTAAAGGTAATCGATAAACGTGATGATAAAAAAATCATGACCCTTGAAACAAATGTTCTTAATGAAGAGAATAAAAAGGTAATCGAAGGCAGTGCTGTTGTAATGAAAATGGAGTAG
- a CDS encoding diaminopimelate dehydrogenase encodes MTKKIRVAILGYGNIGKYALDAIQAAEDLEIAGVVRRSISNEQPSELREIPVVTSIQELKDVDVAILSTPTRLVEQYAKECLSLGIHTVDSFDIHNEIVHLRRELDKVAKENNVASIISAGWDPGTDSMIRSIMEFMAPIGLTYTNFGPGMSMGHTVAVKAIEGVKNALSMTIPLGTSVHRRMVYVELNDGANFETVKQAILNDDYFKHDETHVTAVDNVEQLIDRGHGVSMERKGVSGTTQNQLLKFEMRINNPALTSQVLAASCRAVVKQRPGAYTMIEVPIIDYIYGNQEEIIQKLV; translated from the coding sequence ATGACAAAAAAAATTCGAGTAGCCATTTTAGGATACGGAAACATTGGTAAATATGCTTTAGACGCAATTCAAGCTGCAGAAGATTTAGAAATTGCCGGTGTCGTTCGTCGCTCTATCTCTAATGAACAACCTAGTGAATTACGGGAAATCCCTGTAGTAACGTCTATTCAAGAATTAAAAGATGTGGACGTAGCTATTTTATCTACCCCTACACGTTTAGTAGAACAGTACGCAAAAGAATGCTTATCTCTTGGAATACATACAGTAGATAGTTTTGACATTCATAATGAAATCGTACACTTACGTCGTGAATTAGATAAAGTAGCAAAAGAAAATAATGTTGCTTCTATTATTTCTGCTGGATGGGATCCAGGTACAGATTCTATGATCCGTAGTATTATGGAATTTATGGCACCTATTGGATTAACGTACACAAACTTTGGTCCTGGTATGAGTATGGGACATACCGTTGCGGTAAAAGCGATTGAAGGTGTTAAAAATGCCCTATCTATGACGATTCCACTTGGGACAAGTGTTCATCGCCGTATGGTTTACGTGGAATTAAATGATGGAGCTAATTTTGAAACAGTGAAACAAGCTATTTTAAATGATGACTATTTTAAACATGATGAAACACATGTCACTGCTGTGGATAATGTAGAACAATTAATTGATCGTGGCCACGGTGTATCGATGGAACGTAAAGGTGTCTCCGGAACTACTCAAAATCAACTGTTAAAATTTGAAATGAGAATTAATAATCCAGCGCTTACTTCCCAAGTTTTAGCTGCTTCTTGTCGGGCTGTCGTAAAACAACGTCCGGGTGCGTATACAATGATTGAAGTTCCTATTATTGATTATATTTATGGGAATCAGGAAGAGATTATTCAAAAATTAGTATAA
- the phaC gene encoding class III poly(R)-hydroxyalkanoic acid synthase subunit PhaC translates to MMTSTQKIWEEMVPTEIRESYERWIKATQVLTIDAQPQVGLTPKEIIWKKNKMKLYRYISNEPKKFKTPLLMIYALINKPYILDLSPGNSFVEYLVNQGFDVYMIDWGTPGLEDQQLKIDDYVLDYIPKTVKKVLKTSGAKDLSILGYCMGGTMTSIYASLHPEVPIKNLIFMTSPFSFENAGLYDQMTDERYFNLDGAVDVLGNIPGDMIDFGNKMLSPLGSFYGPYVNLVDKSNNEKIVEKWKLMQKWLTDGIPFPGEAYRQWIGEFYQKDKLIKGEFMIRGKKVDLSSITANVLNMAAQHDQIAQPHQVEALMDVISSKDKTYKLLPTGHVSVTFGSKARQITYPTVGEWLAERSK, encoded by the coding sequence ATGATGACATCAACACAAAAAATATGGGAAGAAATGGTTCCAACGGAAATTCGTGAATCATACGAACGCTGGATTAAAGCTACACAGGTTTTGACAATTGATGCGCAACCGCAAGTAGGGTTAACACCTAAAGAAATAATTTGGAAAAAAAATAAAATGAAGCTGTATCGTTACATATCTAATGAACCGAAAAAATTTAAAACACCTTTATTAATGATTTATGCATTAATTAATAAACCGTATATTTTAGATTTATCTCCTGGCAATAGTTTTGTTGAATACTTGGTAAATCAAGGATTTGACGTTTATATGATTGATTGGGGAACACCAGGATTAGAAGACCAGCAACTAAAAATTGATGATTATGTGTTAGATTACATTCCTAAAACTGTGAAAAAAGTGCTTAAAACTTCAGGGGCAAAAGATTTATCTATTTTAGGGTATTGCATGGGAGGAACGATGACTTCTATCTACGCTTCCTTACATCCTGAAGTACCGATTAAAAATTTAATTTTTATGACTAGCCCATTTTCTTTTGAAAATGCAGGTTTATACGATCAGATGACTGATGAGCGTTATTTTAACCTTGATGGAGCAGTAGATGTATTAGGAAATATTCCTGGTGATATGATTGATTTTGGAAACAAAATGTTAAGCCCACTTGGAAGTTTCTACGGTCCCTATGTTAATTTGGTTGATAAATCAAATAACGAAAAAATAGTTGAAAAATGGAAACTAATGCAAAAGTGGTTAACAGATGGAATTCCATTTCCAGGAGAAGCTTATCGTCAGTGGATCGGAGAGTTTTACCAAAAAGATAAGTTGATTAAAGGTGAATTTATGATTCGCGGTAAAAAAGTTGATCTTTCCTCTATTACAGCAAATGTGTTGAACATGGCTGCTCAACATGATCAAATTGCACAACCTCATCAAGTTGAGGCGTTAATGGACGTTATTTCAAGCAAAGATAAAACATATAAATTGTTACCTACAGGTCATGTATCTGTGACTTTTGGTAGTAAAGCACGTCAAATTACGTATCCAACAGTTGGGGAATGGTTGGCAGAAAGATCTAAATAG
- the phaR gene encoding polyhydroxyalkanoic acid synthase subunit PhaR, with protein MSDQKTFDPFTMWKEFYNQSESYWGKVLNETMQKEEFAEFMGNVLNANLYVKKMMNESAEEFLKNTNMPSKQDLANVATLVINVEEKVDELEERLDNEGSKNEVVDVKREVTRLKTDVKNLDKKFEAILEKLEEMNATLQEASANQKVQTPSASEPTKGTTK; from the coding sequence GTGAGCGATCAAAAAACATTTGACCCATTTACAATGTGGAAAGAATTTTATAATCAATCGGAATCTTATTGGGGGAAGGTTTTAAATGAAACAATGCAAAAAGAAGAATTTGCAGAGTTTATGGGAAATGTATTAAATGCAAACTTATATGTAAAGAAAATGATGAATGAATCTGCAGAGGAATTTTTGAAAAATACGAATATGCCATCGAAACAAGATCTTGCTAATGTAGCAACATTAGTGATTAATGTCGAAGAAAAAGTTGATGAGCTTGAAGAAAGACTAGATAACGAGGGATCGAAAAATGAAGTCGTAGATGTGAAGCGAGAAGTAACTCGTTTAAAAACAGATGTGAAAAATTTAGATAAAAAATTTGAAGCTATCTTGGAAAAACTTGAAGAAATGAATGCAACATTACAAGAAGCTTCGGCAAATCAAAAAGTTCAAACACCTTCAGCTTCAGAACCAACAAAAGGAACTACAAAATAA
- the phbB gene encoding acetoacetyl-CoA reductase gives MVVLENRVAIVTGGSRGIGESISKELAKYGVKVVINYYSSKEKAELLVEEIKELGSEAICVKADVSKEEDAKLLVDAAMETFGHLDILVNNAGITRDRTFKKLTGEDWRKVIDVNLNSAYNTTSYALPHLLESDAGRVINISSIIGQAGGYGQTNYSAAKAGLLGFTKSLALETAKTSLTVNAICPGFINTDMVAEVPEKVLEQIVNKIPAKRLGKPEEIARGVLFLCRDGEYITGQELNINGGLYM, from the coding sequence ATGGTAGTTTTAGAAAATCGTGTAGCTATTGTAACTGGTGGTTCTCGTGGAATTGGAGAATCCATTTCAAAAGAGCTGGCGAAGTACGGAGTAAAAGTTGTTATTAATTATTATTCGAGTAAAGAAAAAGCAGAACTACTCGTTGAAGAAATTAAAGAACTTGGCAGCGAAGCTATTTGTGTAAAAGCTGATGTTTCAAAAGAAGAGGATGCTAAATTACTAGTAGATGCAGCTATGGAAACATTTGGGCACCTTGACATTTTAGTCAACAATGCTGGTATTACACGAGATCGCACTTTCAAAAAACTAACTGGTGAAGACTGGAGAAAAGTGATTGATGTCAATCTTAATAGTGCTTACAACACTACTAGTTATGCACTTCCACACTTATTAGAATCAGATGCAGGACGAGTTATTAATATTTCATCTATTATTGGACAAGCAGGTGGATATGGTCAGACAAACTATTCTGCAGCTAAAGCAGGTCTTCTCGGATTTACTAAATCACTTGCACTTGAAACGGCGAAAACAAGCCTCACAGTTAATGCTATTTGCCCAGGTTTTATTAATACAGACATGGTTGCGGAAGTACCTGAGAAAGTGTTAGAGCAAATTGTAAACAAAATCCCAGCAAAACGTCTTGGTAAACCGGAAGAAATAGCAAGAGGCGTATTATTTTTATGTCGCGATGGCGAGTACATTACAGGGCAAGAGTTAAACATTAATGGTGGACTTTATATGTAA
- a CDS encoding chemotaxis protein, translated as MSANEQGILLETGTNELEIVVFTVGNATYGINVMKVREIINPLPVTSVPNVHPHVSGIIRLRGEVLTLIDMAKVLGEAPSERPENDKYIVAELNKMKVAFHVHNVSRIYRISWEQIEKPSKLYEGDDTLTIGVVKMEDQMVLLLDYEKILVDINPDSGINVNQLKVLGSRERSMKKIFVADDSAMLRELIRTTLNEAGYENIDFFDNGQMLWNRLEELEEEHGEDITKEVQLVITDIEMPQMDGHHLTRLIKENETLTKIPVIIFSSLISPDLRHKGEEVGANGQVTKPEIVKLVQIIDSLIL; from the coding sequence ATGAGTGCAAATGAACAAGGTATTTTACTAGAAACAGGAACAAACGAGTTAGAAATTGTCGTTTTTACGGTCGGTAATGCAACATATGGAATTAACGTAATGAAAGTACGGGAAATTATTAACCCTTTACCAGTAACGAGTGTTCCAAATGTTCATCCACACGTAAGTGGGATTATTCGTTTAAGAGGCGAGGTACTGACGCTCATTGATATGGCAAAAGTTCTGGGAGAAGCTCCATCGGAACGTCCTGAAAATGATAAATATATTGTGGCAGAATTAAATAAGATGAAAGTAGCTTTTCATGTACATAATGTTTCACGCATTTATCGTATTAGTTGGGAACAAATTGAAAAACCATCTAAATTGTATGAAGGTGATGACACATTAACAATCGGTGTTGTAAAAATGGAAGATCAAATGGTATTATTATTAGATTATGAGAAAATTTTAGTAGACATTAATCCTGATTCCGGAATTAATGTAAATCAGTTGAAAGTATTAGGATCACGCGAACGTTCAATGAAAAAGATTTTTGTAGCAGATGATTCTGCCATGTTAAGAGAATTAATTCGAACGACGTTAAATGAAGCTGGTTATGAAAATATTGATTTCTTTGATAACGGTCAAATGTTGTGGAATCGATTAGAAGAATTAGAAGAAGAACATGGAGAAGACATAACAAAAGAAGTTCAACTAGTGATAACAGACATTGAAATGCCTCAAATGGATGGCCATCATTTAACACGTTTAATTAAAGAAAATGAAACATTAACTAAAATTCCAGTTATTATTTTTTCTTCTTTAATTTCTCCTGATTTACGACATAAAGGAGAAGAAGTTGGGGCAAATGGACAAGTAACAAAACCTGAAATTGTAAAATTAGTTCAAATCATTGATTCACTGATTTTATAA